A genomic stretch from Lepisosteus oculatus isolate fLepOcu1 chromosome 7, fLepOcu1.hap2, whole genome shotgun sequence includes:
- the LOC102690407 gene encoding zinc finger protein 800 isoform X3, which translates to MDKSNSALRKTSHFLRNQHPSKTDWDTDESKPRIQRTPVKDKCCQTDHHHHGCCEPAYIVEPGDPPLLQQQLQTSKSGIQQIIECFRSGTAQLKHILLKEVDTIFECKLCRSLFRGLPNLITHKEFYCFPSLSLGDDSVASNDKQSQAIKDLLEAIYPRQDKQEYTIRLEPIETNQNAVYQYVSKEEDQNQTTEKYSSRPVNVEVPVPEQQVADDLPSEEAVEPLPVEDLNKDVVKVAPEGETVEPDLPHEESLNGEILGLHVACCLCGKDFNSRRSVRRHVKKVHKKKMEELKKSTETKRVTSITKGRPRGALMPSARSCPVCQKSFATKANVRRHFDEVHRGLRRDSITPDIATKPGQLLSLKTSPCPQKMTGTPGRRPKSSSKAEYNLTACKCLLCKRKYTSQIMLKRHMRIVHKMTKLENGSAPAPSSAEIKVKTEPSDTVEHHNESTPVSQSPQSETKGGGQAIEKKSTPTVPKSKIKQESDSPKSSSPTTTITTGQKGRRPKLSVGFDFKQLYCKLCKRQFTSKQNLTKHIDLHTDGNEIYIKFYRCPLCPYETRRKRDVIRHITVVHKKSSRYLAKITANLESRAVKKPIEVVLNTVVRRGPQREENKLANSKHDGISGSPSSRKHESAEVGTEVKFTKNFSLHTCNKCGRAFAKKAYLEHHKKTHKTSASSSPEESKTKGRSTRSKALICDSPLCLSGVN; encoded by the exons CTTATATTGTGGAGCCAGGGGATCCTCCTTTATTGCAACAACAACTTCAGACATCAAAGTCCGGCATTCAGCAGATCATTGAGTGTTTTCGATCAG GAACTGCCCAACTCAAGCACATATTACTGAAGGAAGTGGACACTATCTTTGAATGCAAACTGTGTCGAAGTCTCTTCCGAGGCCTGCCCAACCTGATCACACACAAAGAGTTCTACTGCtttcccagtctctctctgGGGGATG ACTCTGTGGCCTCAAACGACAAACAAAGCCAAGCCATAAAAGATCTTTTGGAAGCCATATATCCCAGACAGGATAAGCAAGAATACACTATAAGACTGGAGCCTATAGAAACTAATCAAAATGCAGTGTACCAGTATGTCTCAAAAGAAGAGGACCAGAACCAGACAACCGAGAAGTACAGTAGTCGTCCTGTGAATGTGGAAGTCCCAGTTCCTGAGCAACAAGTAGCTGATGACCTTCCAAGTGAAGAGGCTGTGGAGCCTCTTCCTGTAGAAGACCTTAATAAGGATGTTGTTAAAGTGGCACCTGAAGGGGAAACAGTGGAGCCTGATCTTCCTCACGAGGAGAGTTTAAATGGTGAAATACTCGGGCTTCATGTTGCTTGCTGCCTCTGTGGGAAGGACTTTAATTCCAGGCGCAGTGTTCGACGCCACGTGAAGAAGGTGCACAAGAAAAAGATGGAGGAGTTGAAAAAGTCCACAGAGACCAAGAGGGTGACTTCTATCACAAAAGGACGTCCAAGGGGTGCACTGATGCCATCAGCTAGGAGCTGCCCTGTTTGCCAAAAATCGTTTGCAACCAAAGCGAACGTTCGGAGACATTTTGACGAGGTCCACAGAGGGCTAAGGAGAGATTCCATTACTCCTGATATTGCCACAAAACCTGGTCAGCTGCTGTCCCTCAAGACCAGTCCCTGTCCTCAGAAAATGACAGGAACTCCAGGAAGAAGGCCAAAGTCATCATCAAAGGCTGAATACAACCTCACAGCCTGCaagtgtcttctgtgtaaaaggAAGTACACATcgcaaatcatgttgaagagaCATATGAGAATAGTCCATAAGATGACCAAGCTGGAGAATGGGTCAGCACCTGCTCCCAGTAGCGcagaaataaaagtgaaaactgAACCCTCTGATACAGTGGAACACCACAATGAATCCACACCTGTCAGTCAGTCTCCTCAAAGTGAAACAAAGGGCGGAGGACAAGcaatagagaaaaaaagcacGCCAACAGTTCCGAAGAGTAAGATCAAGCAGGAGAGTGATAGCCCCAAGTCATCTAGCCCTaccacaacaataacaacaggaCAGAAGGGAAGAAGGCCCAAACTCTCTGTAGGCTTTGATTTCAAGCAGCTCTACTGCAAGCTTTGCAAGCGCCAGTTTACATCCAAACAGaacttgacaaaacacattgaCCTGCACACGGATGGGAATGAAATCTACATCAAATTCTATAGGTGCCCACTGTGTCCATATGAGACACGTCGCAAGAGGGATGTTATCCGACACATTACAGTGGTGCATAAAAAATCCTCTAGGTATTTGGCAAAGATCACAGCCAACCTGGAGAGCCGAGCAGTAAAGAAGCCCATCGAAGTGGTTCTTAACACTGTGGTAAGAAGGGGTCCCCAAAGAGAGGAAAATAAGCTTGCCAATTCAAAGCATGATGGGATTTCAGGGTCTCCATCCAGCAGGAAACATGAATCAGCTGAAGTTGGAACTGAGGTTAAATTCACAAAAAACTTTTCTCTTCACACGTGTAATAAGTGCGGAAGAGCCTTTGCTAAAAAGGCTTACCTTGAACACCATAAGAAAACGCATAAAACAAGTGCATCCAGCTCACCTGAAGAAAGCAAAACCAAAGGTCGCAGCACACGATCAAAGGCCCTAATCtg TGACAGTCCTCTTTGCCTCTCTGGAGTAAATTGA